In Colletotrichum higginsianum IMI 349063 chromosome 1, whole genome shotgun sequence, the DNA window GTCCCTGGGCGATAGTTCATCTCGGGGGGCACGGATTGGGAGACGTCGCGCGCAACGCGGTCCATCGGCACAGCGGTGACGGGAACATCCATCTCGGAGAACGGGGTGCCGAAGCGGTAGAGGTTTACCGGGCTCTGCAGGTCCGGCGACATGGCCTCTGCGCGGTCCATGTGGTAGGGGACGAAGCcttgctggtgctggggagGCGTCGGTAGCGACTCGTGCtgagagggaggaggggccgTAGAGGCCCTCAGAGGGCTGGCACGCGGCGCCTGCTTGCCCGGGATGGAGAGCTTGGGGAGGTGACGAAGCCCCTCGGGCTGAGCCTTCATGGTAGGGAAGGCCATCTCGAAGGGTGGTGTGGGTGGCACGGTGCTGTCCTCGTGCTTCTGGAAGTCCAGGAACTGGCGCACGTTGTCTTGAGGGTCTCTGGCGACGACATTGCGAAGGGCAGCCTCCTGCAGGTACTGCAAAGGAGTGGCATTGCCCGGGCCCAAGACATCTGAGGACGCCACGACGGACGGAACCGCATCCGAGACGGGTCGGAGGATTTGGTTGGGGTCGAGAGCTCTGGCCGTCTGCGGGTTGCCAGGGTTTCCGGTGATGACGACCTGCTCCGTGTCAAGGTCGACGAAAGGGTGCTCCTTCTTGAACGCCTCGATGAggcgctgctgcttcttGTACCTGGAGCAGTTTTCGCCCTTGGGGCATTGGTGCGGCTTGGGGACGACTtgctcgatgccgacgatggaCACGGACTCCATGGGAGTGATGATGTCGTCGTACGACGGGTTCTTgggcctcctcctgctgctcttcctcctcttcagccCGCAGTCGTCCGTTTGTCTTTCCGCCGCCCTGACCTCGTGGGTTTCCTTCTTGACCTCCCGGCTGGGCTCGTCCTGGATTGGTGTCGGAGCGCGAGGCGAGCTTGGTCTGCTGTCCCGTAGAACTTGGATCTGGTTCCAAACGCGCGTCCTCATGCCGAACGACGGGATGTCCAACTCCTTCAGGTCCTCAAACTTCAACGTGATTAGGATGGGGCCGTTGATGTCGTTCTCCACGAAGCGGCCGGCGACCGAGAGCTCAATGCCAGCATTGAGCATAGACTGCGCAACCATCTCGGGGGTCCACGAGACAAGCTCTCTTGACTCGAACTCTTCGTAGGTAAACTGGAAGGGGCCGCTCTGGTGTCTAGACTGGGGCATCGGCGGCTGTTGCGGCCGGATGTGTCTGAAAGGCTCATCGAACGGCCGCGCCGTCTTCGGGGTGATGGGGGAGAGAGTTAGGACGGCTTCATCGAAGTAGCTTGAAGTGGAAGCACGGAACAGGTGAGGACCGGATGGGCCCTCGATGTTTTTGCTTGGTGACTCGATCTCCGCAGCATACATCATCCGACCTCGACTTGACCTCGGCGTTGACACCTCATCGTAGGAGGAAAGCGTTGTGATACTTGGTTGGCCGCCAGACTGCGTTCATGTtagtcgccgccgccgcctgaGCCCGAGTCTACGACGCAGTCACTTACAGAGTTGACGCTGATCCGAGGGGAGTTGTCTTCGAACTCGCTGAGAACCTCATCGTCCCATTCCATGTCCATGAACTCCGTCGCCACCGACGTTGGTCTTTGCGGCTCGGCCTTGATGCCAAAGAATGTGTCGCGCATGGTTGGCTTTTCTCGCATCTCATGACGCAGCCGACGTTCGCCCATGGCGTATTCTTGTGTGTAGTTCTGCGCCGAGTCAGCCTCAA includes these proteins:
- a CDS encoding PH domain-containing protein — translated: MNYTQEYAMGERRLRHEMREKPTMRDTFFGIKAEPQRPTSVATEFMDMEWDDEVLSEFEDNSPRISVNSSGGQPSITTLSSYDEVSTPRSSRGRMMYAAEIESPSKNIEGPSGPHLFRASTSSYFDEAVLTLSPITPKTARPFDEPFRHIRPQQPPMPQSRHQSGPFQFTYEEFESRELVSWTPEMVAQSMLNAGIELSVAGRFVENDINGPILITLKFEDLKELDIPSFGMRTRVWNQIQVLRDSRPSSPRAPTPIQDEPSREVKKETHEVRAAERQTDDCGLKRRKSSRRRPKNPSYDDIITPMESVSIVGIEQVVPKPHQCPKGENCSRYKKQQRLIEAFKKEHPFVDLDTEQVVITGNPGNPQTARALDPNQILRPVSDAVPSVVASSDVLGPGNATPLQYLQEAALRNVVARDPQDNVRQFLDFQKHEDSTVPPTPPFEMAFPTMKAQPEGLRHLPKLSIPGKQAPRASPLRASTAPPPSQHESLPTPPQHQQGFVPYHMDRAEAMSPDLQSPVNLYRFGTPFSEMDVPVTAVPMDRVARDVSQSVPPEMNYRPGTVKQQQPPLSRTQSRSSARRPSFPVLPALDENNTTPIARTSPRQTFPRTSVRPQQQQQQQQQPLQAPPRVNYPWSPIERTKPFEQAIPPISHLAGALPVKQAVEAAQQDGVTFQGPMKKRKTKMLRHEWNDTFCTLKGTRLAVHKDAKTVDRTLEYVDVDDYAIACSSLASQSKLSAAFKAVQFSSHSREKSDPVAAFSFQLIPQDKDKEAAKLRKRGSALHGFGHHHSLSSSSIPAEGVNGTGKTHHFAVKSRDDRIDWMRELMLAKALKQKGDGFEVSVNGNMI